A portion of the Oncorhynchus gorbuscha isolate QuinsamMale2020 ecotype Even-year linkage group LG07, OgorEven_v1.0, whole genome shotgun sequence genome contains these proteins:
- the LOC124040277 gene encoding cytochrome c oxidase assembly protein COX20, mitochondrial — MAGEEERDKKGFKVLGILDVQNTPCAREALLHGSGGSLAAGLLHFLATSRVKRSFDIGFAGFMLTTLGSWFYCRITNAKLRMQQRLIQDGIKNKVMYEGTSLDTVSKPKEQEPCPSCP; from the exons ATGGCCGGTGAAGAGGAACGTGACAAAAAG GGTTTCAAGGTGCTGGGTATTCTGGACGTTCAAAACACACCTTGTGCCAGAGAGGCTCTTCTACATGGATCTGGGGGATCCCTGGCTGCTGGCCTTTTGCACTTTTTGGCCACAA GTCGAGTGAAGCGGTCCTTTGACATAGGTTTTGCAGGATTCATGCTTACCACACTGGGATCATG GTTCTACTGTAGAATTACCAATGCCAAGCTCCGTATGCAGCAAAGGTTGATCCAAGATGGCATCAAGAACAAGGTCATGTATGAAGGCACGAGTTTGGACACCGTCAGTAAACCAAAAGAGCAGGAGCCTTGCCCTTCATGTCCTTGA
- the lhb gene encoding lutropin subunit beta, which produces MLGLHVGTLISLFLCILLEPVEGSLMQPCQPINQTVSLEKEGCPTCLVIQTPICSGHCVTKEPVFKSPFSTVYQHVCTYWDVRYETIRLPDCPPWVDPHVTYPVALSCDCSLCNMDTSDCTIESLQPDFCITQRVLTDGDMW; this is translated from the exons ATGTTAGGTCTTCATGTAGGCACCTTGATCTCCCTGTTTCTGTGCATTCTCCTGGAACCCGTTGAGGGGTCTCTCATGCAGCCCTGTCAGCCCATCAACCAGACTGTGTCTCTGGAGAAGGAAGGCTGCCCAACGTGCTTAGTCATTCAAACCCCTATCTGCAGTGGCCACTGCGTCACCAAG GAGCCGGTTTTCAAGAGCCCATTTTCCACCGTGTACCAGCATGTGTGCACCTACTGGGACGTCCGCTATGAAACGATCCGCCTACCTGACTGTCCCCCTTGGGTGGACCCTCATGTCACCTACCCTGTGGCTCTGAGCTGTGACTGCAGCCTCTGTAACATGGACACTTCTGACTGTACCATCGAGAGCCTGCAGCCAGACTTCTGCATTACCCAAAGAGTACTAACGGATGGTGACATGTGGTGA
- the LOC124039346 gene encoding uncharacterized protein LOC124039346, with protein MLVMPSFVSIVHPDTRVIIALIVAPLCAPSPGFQPSIMRMLLDSGWMKFGPAGRDSLDWVPGSGPSPLPSLDKHAQGDHWNELTPSEDIMSKEFILYVVVATTSLLFISLVGFLVYRRCSTSKLALTNVITLDLEELQDLQDLQDPESSTDFLSSLALHRDHIPSCSSETDMSDGVFLMVYLPTPYEETLTKLARAASIRSSRGVDRSASVRSSRGVDRSASVRSSRGVDQAEGTRTSRGLNRAATVRNSRDVDPPKIDRSASVRSSRGADRAASINSANPPAGQGRTDADSVKEQSTD; from the exons ATGCTTGTCATGCCCTCATTTGTAAGTATTGTACACCCTGACACGAGAGTGATAATCGCTCTGATCGTCGCTCCACTCTGCGCTCCAAGCCCAGGCTTTCAGCCCAGCATCATGCGGATGTTACTGGATAGCGGTTGGATGAAGTTTGGGCCAGCGGGCAGAGATAGCCTTGACTGGGTCCCTGGGTCTGGGCCGTCGCCGCTCCCCTCTCTCGACAAACATGCTCAG GGTGACCATTGGAATGAGTTGACCCCCAGTGAGGACATCATGAGCAAAGAGTTCATCCTTTATGTTGTCGTAGCAACAACCTCTCTCCTTTTCATCAGCCTCGTTGGCTTCCTGGTCTACAGGAGATGCTCTACCAGCAAATTGGCTCTGACAAACGTCATCACCCTGGACCTGGAGGAGCTCCAAGATCTGCAGGACCTCCAGGACCCAGAGAGCAGCACTGACTTCTTGTCCTCACTGGCCTTGCACAGAGACCATATCCCCAGCTGCAGCTCTGAGACAGACATGTCTGACGGAGTCTTCCTCATGGTCTACCTGCCAACACCCTATGAGGAGACCCTCACTAAGTTAGCCCGGGCTGCTAGCATCCGAAGCTCCAGAGGTGTGGATCGATCTGCTAGTGTCCGAAGCTCCAGAGGTGTGGATCGATCTGCTAGTGTCCGAAGCTCCAGAGGTGTTGATCAAGCTGAAGGCACTAGAACCTCCAGAGGTTTGAATCGAGCTGCCACTGTTAGAAACTCAAGAGATGTGGATCCCCCTAAGATAGACCGATCTGCCTCTGTCAGAAGCTCCAGAGGTGCGGATCGAGCTGCCAGCATCAATAGCGCCAATCCACCTGCTGGTCAAGGGAGAACAGATGCAGACTCAGTGAAGGAACAGTCCACGGACTAA
- the si:ch211-132e22.4 gene encoding LOW QUALITY PROTEIN: ovarian cancer G-protein coupled receptor 1 (The sequence of the model RefSeq protein was modified relative to this genomic sequence to represent the inferred CDS: inserted 1 base in 1 codon) — MEASLCNISDNITSNRSLIETVVQWTTFSIGFPLICLSIYAMYFLIRVDHIAPVYVINLLIADLIQICMRPFILSGTWQFIVMLIEFFGISASIGFMVCVALERYLMIAFPLWYRFRRNIKYSLIMSSIICLFPFNQISMFYLTPTIEISLILFAVNLLIPFPLLVFFLVGTLKALSISISVPAVEQRRIIGTLALVLGNYTVLFLLIIQYLISGVTCQHNVEIGTIFERFSPLVDPLLYVFMRKGAKDTXLAFPCFDKLMGDEEQSGHQHYDHD; from the exons ATGGAAGCAAGCCTCTGCAATATTTCGGACAACATCACATCAAATAGGAGCCTCATTGAAACCGTTGTACAGTGGACAACATTCTCCATTGGTTTTCCTCTGATCTGTCTGTCAATTTATGCCATGTACTTCCTGATCAGAGTTGATCACATCGCTCCAGTCTATGTTATCAACCTTCTTATTGCAGATCTCATTCAGATTTGCATGAGGCCATTCATACTGTCTGGTACCTGGCAATTTATAGTCATGTTGATTGAATTCTTTGGTATTAGTGCAAGCATTGGTTTCATGGTATGTGTTGCTCTCGAGAGATATCTTATGATTGCATTTCCTCTCTGGTACCGTTTTCGCCGTAACATCAAATACTCGCTCATAATGTCCTCCATTATCTGTCTTTTTCCTTTCAACCAAATCTCCATGTTTTACCTCACACCGACTATTGAGATTTCACTTATTTTGTTTGCAGTTAACCTCCTCATACCCTTTCCACTGCTTGTGTTCTTCCTAGTGGGCACATTGAAAGCTCTGTCCATCTCAATCTCTGTGCCAGCTGTCGAACAGAGACGGATTATTGGTACCCTGGCCCTTGTGCTGGGCAATTACACAGTCCTGTTCCTACTCATCATACAATATCTGATATCAGGGGTAACATGCCAACACAATGTGGAGATTGGGACAATATTTGAGAGATTCAGCCCGCTTGTGGATCCTCTACTCTATGTGTTCATGAGAAAGGGAGCTAAGGACA CTCTGGCCTTCCCCTGCTTCGACAAGCTCATGGGTGATGAGGAGCAGTCAGGTCACCAACACTATGACCATGACTGA